The following DNA comes from Fundidesulfovibrio putealis DSM 16056.
ATGCGCAGGTGGAGCTTGCCTCAAAACAGGGAAAGCGCCGGATTCCCCTGGCCGGGTTCATCACGGGGCCAGGGCGGGTCGAGCTTCAACCGGGCGAGATCGTGTCAGCGGTGATTGTTTCACCGCCGGACGCTTCGGCGCTCCAGCACTTCGAGAAGGTTGGCCGCCGCAAGGCGCTGGCCATCTCGGTGGTCAGTCTGGCTGCGGTGATACGTATGGAGTCTGGCGGAGTGGTCACGGACGCGCGGCTGGCGCTGGGCAGCGTCGGCCCTACGATAGTCCGCTGTCCGGGGGCTGAAGCGCTGCTGGCCGGACGACGCTTAGAGCGCGAGACTCTGCTGGCCGTCGGGCAGCTCATCCGGGAAGAAATTGCACCCATCGACGACCTGCGGGCATCGGCGGCCTACCGCCGGGACGTGGCCGGGAACCTGCTGCTAAGGCTGGCCCCGTAATCCTGCCCTGTATGGGATTCCAAAGGGCGCAGCCCTTTGGCCGCCGGAGGCTCTCCTGCGTCAGCTTTTAGTGCCTCGTCGAAGATACCTCGACCGCCCTTCTCCTCTTCCATTCCCTGACCGCCAGCGGCGCGACCAGCGCCGCCGCCGCGCAGGCGCACCCGGCGCTCGCGACAAACAGCGACGGGAATCCCCCGGCCCCGGCGAGCAGCGCTCCCCCCGCCAGGGGGCCGAGCGTGTATCCGGCGTCCATCATGAACAGCATCAGGTTCATGTTCATGGGGCGAAGCGCGGGCGGCGACTCAAGGAACATGGCCGCGTTCAGGAGCGGCATGGCGATGCCCAGGCAGAATCCGTAGGCTCCGGCCAGCCAGAAGAAAGACGCCTCGCCGCCTGCGCAGGCGAACAGGGCCATGCAGGCGCATAGCGCCAGGAGCGCCAGCACGGCCAGACCCCGCCTGGGCAGCCTGTCCACGTACGGCCCGGACACGAGGCGCGCCGCGATGGACGCCGCAGTGGACACCGTGAAGAACAATCCCGGCTCGCCGATCCCCAGGGACACCGCGTAGGGCTTTACGAAGAAGAACACCTGCGTGGAGCCCGCGAACACCAAGAGGTTCGCCGCCAGCAGCAGAACGATGGGGTGGCGGCTCAGGTTCTCCCGCAGTTCGCGCAGGGTAGGCCGCCGCGTTTCGGCAGGCGGGAACGCGCTGCGCCCCAGGCGAGCCCCCAGCGGCATGAGCATGGCAAGCGAAGGCAGCGTCAGGAGGGCGGTCCAGGCGTAGGCCTGGGCTTCTCCGCCGACGCGCGAGAGCAGCCACTCGGTCAGCGGAGGCATGAGCGCATAGGGCACCAGCGACGACAGGGAAAACAGGCCGAAGGCCCGCCCGGCAAAGCGCGGAGGCACCACTTTGGAAAGAAGCGTCACCACCGCGCTCACCAGACAGACGAAGGCCAGCCCGTGGAAGATGCGCACTGCAAGAAGTTCGGGGATGGTGGCCGCGAACTGGTAGCTGGGCAGGGCAACGCCGATGGCCGCGAGGGAAAGACGCGCCAGGGTCAGCGCCTGACGGGGGGTGAGCCAGACGCTCAAAAACGGCCGCACCAGAAAGGCGGCCAGCGGCTCGGCCGCGATGATGGTGCCGCGCCAGGCCGGGTCCACGCCGAGCTTTTCCAGGTAGCTGGCCAGACCGTAGAACACGGCGATGTTGCAGAACCCCAGGCCCGCCGCCAGGGTGAGCACCAGGAAATCATACGTGAACAGGCGCTCGGGCCTGTCCGTGTCCGGCGCGCCCGGGCTCACCGCTTGTCCAGGCTGCTGCGCAGGGCCTTGGCGAAGGCTTCCATGGCGGGTTCGCGCGCCAGCGTGACCCTGATCCAGTTGGGGAAACGAAACCCGGTCATGGTGCGGATCATGACGCCCTGCTTCATGAGCAGGCGGTAGAGCAGCGTGTCCGGGATGGGCACGCGGGCCATGATGAAGTTGCCCGCCCCCGAGACGTGCTCGAGACCCAGCGAGTCGAACACGGATTTCAGGTACTCCCCGGCCTGGGCGACCATGCGCCGGGTTGCCGCCGCGTGCGTCCCGTCGTCCTCCAGGGCCGCCTTGGCCGCAAGCTGGCCCAGCGAGTTGACCGAGTAGACAAGATGCGTGCGCCTGACGATGTCCACGGCTTCCAGGCCGCCGCACAGGTAGCCCACCCGGAGGGCGGCCAGCCCGTACATCTTGGAGAAGGTCCGGAAGACCAGCACGTTGGGGTGGCGCTCCATCACCTCCATGCCGTCCGGGAAGTCCGGGTCGTCCACGAACTCCCGGTAGGCCTCGTCCAGCACCACGATGGCCCGCCCGCCGACGGCCCGCAGGAAGCGCTCCAGGGTGTCCCTGCTCCACCACGACCCCGTGGGGTTGTTGGGGTTGCACACGAACACCACCTTGGTCCTGCCGGTCATGGCCGCGAGCATGGCCTGCGGGTCCAGGGCGTAGTCCTTGAGCGGCA
Coding sequences within:
- a CDS encoding FAD binding domain-containing protein; the encoded protein is MSAGVFCPSSLDELWPLLEDGATVMAGGTDLLARRRGKAPDFVACLERLGGLYGVSEDAGLIRLGACETHTRLLQSPLVRERLPALASALSVLGSPLVRNMGTLGGNIVTASPAGDTLAPLYALDAQVELASKQGKRRIPLAGFITGPGRVELQPGEIVSAVIVSPPDASALQHFEKVGRRKALAISVVSLAAVIRMESGGVVTDARLALGSVGPTIVRCPGAEALLAGRRLERETLLAVGQLIREEIAPIDDLRASAAYRRDVAGNLLLRLAP
- a CDS encoding pyridoxal phosphate-dependent aminotransferase; protein product: MRQLADLVPTHVLNFESYVPSRPDDVLMRQYGVERLYRLNNNENALGPPPAAQEVLAAFPPERGAVYPSGDCFFLRQALSDAFGKAPDRFLVGNGSCEVITSVIKAFCQPGDNIVTADKTFAVYEWVAAFSGIEPRLVPLKDYALDPQAMLAAMTGRTKVVFVCNPNNPTGSWWSRDTLERFLRAVGGRAIVVLDEAYREFVDDPDFPDGMEVMERHPNVLVFRTFSKMYGLAALRVGYLCGGLEAVDIVRRTHLVYSVNSLGQLAAKAALEDDGTHAAATRRMVAQAGEYLKSVFDSLGLEHVSGAGNFIMARVPIPDTLLYRLLMKQGVMIRTMTGFRFPNWIRVTLAREPAMEAFAKALRSSLDKR
- a CDS encoding MFS transporter, whose protein sequence is MSPGAPDTDRPERLFTYDFLVLTLAAGLGFCNIAVFYGLASYLEKLGVDPAWRGTIIAAEPLAAFLVRPFLSVWLTPRQALTLARLSLAAIGVALPSYQFAATIPELLAVRIFHGLAFVCLVSAVVTLLSKVVPPRFAGRAFGLFSLSSLVPYALMPPLTEWLLSRVGGEAQAYAWTALLTLPSLAMLMPLGARLGRSAFPPAETRRPTLRELRENLSRHPIVLLLAANLLVFAGSTQVFFFVKPYAVSLGIGEPGLFFTVSTAASIAARLVSGPYVDRLPRRGLAVLALLALCACMALFACAGGEASFFWLAGAYGFCLGIAMPLLNAAMFLESPPALRPMNMNLMLFMMDAGYTLGPLAGGALLAGAGGFPSLFVASAGCACAAAALVAPLAVREWKRRRAVEVSSTRH